One region of Carya illinoinensis cultivar Pawnee chromosome 8, C.illinoinensisPawnee_v1, whole genome shotgun sequence genomic DNA includes:
- the LOC122274550 gene encoding uncharacterized protein LOC122274550 — translation MFMWKALTDSLPTRKNLLKRRIIVNSSCPICESEEESIGHAIRNCVSASDVWNEIESPVQKWGCSEKDLFVVWAKMVEILSQEQLELVATVMRKIWLRMNQFVFENAFTDPKFLFKQAVDSLAEFQLAQAAEGKGQCSRSSAVGRNLCRWQKPAPNTVKANWDAALKDKEGKMGM, via the coding sequence ATGTTTATGTGGAAGGCTCTTACTGATAGTCTACCTACCAGAAAAAATCTTTTGAAGAGAAGGATTATTGTGAATTCAAGCTGTCCTATATGCGAGTCTGAAGAGGAGTCTATTGGTCATGCTATTCGGAATTGTGTGAGTGCTTCTGATGTGTGGAACGAGATAGAGAGCCCTGTACAGAAATGGGGATGCAGTGAAAAGGACCTCTTTGTAGTCTGGGCAAAAATGGTGGAGATCCTGTCACAGGAGCAGTTGGAGTTAGTGGCAACTGTTATGAGAAAGATTTGGTTGAGAATGAATCAATTTGTTTTTGAGAATGCTTTTACTGATCCTAAATTCCTCTTTAAGCAGGCTGTTGATAGTCTAGCAGAGTTTCAACTGGCACAAGCAGCAGAAGGTAAAGGGCAATGCAGTAGAAGTAGTGCAGTGGGAAGGAACCTGTGTAGATGGCAGAAACCTGCACCTAATACAGTGAAAGCTAATTGGGATGCGGCATTAAAAGATAAGGAAGGGAAGATGGGAATGTGA